In Triticum urartu cultivar G1812 chromosome 6, Tu2.1, whole genome shotgun sequence, the following proteins share a genomic window:
- the LOC125514880 gene encoding alkylated DNA repair protein ALKBH8 homolog isoform X1: MVTVAAAAACYDEEVHSRAALREAFGDSSDSDSDAPRGAASTPPVQGAGRERWRWAAVAEVRGLWLCAAFLSPDEQSRLLAAIQREEWFSDAHNQAMRFGDLPPWAVELSALVREAICVGSVDDASVGTGWMNEDEDACPLPSDLLWREPLFDQLIANTYKPGEGICAHVDLMRFDDGIVIVSLESACVMRFSREGAACDTQKPEESECTNVPVYLNPGSLVVMSGDARYHWKHEINRKPGAQLWNGMELEQHRRTSVTLRKLRASPN, from the exons ATGGTTACCGTCGCCGCCGCAGCCGCCTGCTACGACGAGGAGGTTCACAGCCGTGCCGCGCTGCGGGAGGCCTTCGGAGACTCATCAGACAGCGATTCCGACGCGCCCCGCGGCGCGGCTAGCACGCCACCGGTTCAAGGGGCGGGCCGCGAGCGCTGGAgatgggcggcggtggcggaagTAAGGGGCCTGTGGCTCTGCGCCGCCTTCCTCTCGCCCGACGAGCAGTCGCGCCTTCTCGCCGCGATCCAACGAG AAGAATGGTTCAGTGATGCACACAACCAA GCAATGAGATTTGGTGATCTCCCTCCATGGGCTGTCGAACTTTCGGCACTTGTTAGGGAAGCTATTTGCGTTGGTAGTGTTGATGATGCTAGTGTTGGCACTGGGTGGATGAACGAGGATGAAGACGCATGTCCTTTGCCGTCAGATTTACTGTGGAGAGAACCGCTTTTTGATCAACTGATTGCAAACACATACAAGCCAGGTGAG GGTATCTGTGCCCATGTTGATCTCATGCGCTTCGACGACGGGATCGTTATAGTCTCTCTCGAGTCTGCATGCGTGATGCGCTTCAGTCGAGAAGGTGCTGCCTGTGATACGCAAAAGCCCGAGGAGAGCGAATGTACAAACGTTCCCGTCTACCTGAACCCAGGCTCACTTGTTGTAATGTCAGGCGATGCACGGTATCACTGGAAGCATGAGATCAACCGCAAGCCAGGTGCTCAGCTCTGGAATGGGATGGAGCTTGAGCAGCATAGAAGAACTTCAGTTACTCTGAGGAAACTCAGGGCTTCTCCCAACTAA
- the LOC125514880 gene encoding uncharacterized protein LOC125514880 isoform X2: MVTVAAAAACYDEEVHSRAALREAFGDSSDSDSDAPRGAASTPPVQGAGRERWRWAAVAEVRGLWLCAAFLSPDEQSRLLAAIQREEWFSDAHNQAMRFGDLPPWAVELSALVREAICVGSVDDASVGTGWMNEDEDACPLPSDLLWREPLFDQLIANTYKPGYLCPC, translated from the exons ATGGTTACCGTCGCCGCCGCAGCCGCCTGCTACGACGAGGAGGTTCACAGCCGTGCCGCGCTGCGGGAGGCCTTCGGAGACTCATCAGACAGCGATTCCGACGCGCCCCGCGGCGCGGCTAGCACGCCACCGGTTCAAGGGGCGGGCCGCGAGCGCTGGAgatgggcggcggtggcggaagTAAGGGGCCTGTGGCTCTGCGCCGCCTTCCTCTCGCCCGACGAGCAGTCGCGCCTTCTCGCCGCGATCCAACGAG AAGAATGGTTCAGTGATGCACACAACCAA GCAATGAGATTTGGTGATCTCCCTCCATGGGCTGTCGAACTTTCGGCACTTGTTAGGGAAGCTATTTGCGTTGGTAGTGTTGATGATGCTAGTGTTGGCACTGGGTGGATGAACGAGGATGAAGACGCATGTCCTTTGCCGTCAGATTTACTGTGGAGAGAACCGCTTTTTGATCAACTGATTGCAAACACATACAAGCCAG GGTATCTGTGCCCATGTTGA
- the LOC125512650 gene encoding signal peptidase complex catalytic subunit SEC11A-like, giving the protein MKIRHALTQSVTFLVMVVALLVLVPEGIMLVTGVKTPAMAVLSESMEPGIKKGDMVFVHNMSNEPFHVGEIILFKVDGFEHPVVHRVIKVHEHRDTGEIRILTKGDNNSVDDRFLYASGQLWLQPHDIIGRVVGYLPYAGWPTVFISESYKVSLFLLMKDVAEWSKHYNS; this is encoded by the exons ATGAAGATCCGGCATGCGCTCACCCAATCCGTCACCTTCCTCG TTATGGTCGTTGCATTGTTGGTGCTGGTGCCCGAGGGAATAATGCTAGTGACGGGTGTCAAGACACCGGCGATGGCCGTTTTGTCGGAAAGTATGGAGCCTGGAATTAAAAAG GGTGATATGGTGTTTGTGCACAACATGAGCAATGAACCTTTCCACGTAGGAGAGATCATTCTTTTCAAGGTTGATGGCTTTGAACATCCAGTTGTCCATCGCGTGATCAAG GTTCACGAACATCGAGATACTGGAGAAATCCGAATACTCACCAAAGGGGACAACAATTCAGTGGATGACCGATTTCTCTATGCGAGTGGGCAGCTTTGGCTTCAACCGCATGACATTATTGGACGGGTTGTAGG CTACCTGCCATATGCTGGATGGCCTACTGTCTTCATCAGTGAATCTTATAAG GTCTCTCTTTTCCTTCTAATGAAAGATGTTGCTGAATGGTCGAAGCACTACAACTCCTGA